Proteins encoded by one window of Modestobacter marinus:
- a CDS encoding ABC transporter substrate-binding protein: MSPSRTTRVLVLGASVALLTSGCFSSSPAGGGTDAAGDARISLAMLQPPRSGLNPLTDDAFKLSRWSTAETLVVLDPDGDAQPALATEWTQIDDLTWRFTVREGVEFHDGTELTAEQAAAALTAADQASPRPRILDGVELTAEADGQDVVVTTGEADPLVPQRLSSPQLAVLAAAAYGTDGRVDPVGHGTGPFELVAVDGTSGATLDRFDGYWGDPAAAAGIDVSFVPDGTARAASLRTGTADIAEAVPVSQAGLIDEELVHEVPMPRTNTLYLNTTSGPFADPAVRAAARAAVDRATIVDTVYEGRADIAEGLLGPAIPWAAELREDRADPSAPAVPAGTTITLGTFTDRAELPEVAVLLEQQLEAVGFTVEQDVREYAFIEADALAGAFDAFILSRATVLDSGDPVAYMYSDFACEGSFNIAQLCDPAVDAALEVAAAAEPGPQRQQAVIDAERAILDTGAAVPMLHERVIQGEAAGVSGAVRDPRERALITSETTLGEG, translated from the coding sequence ATGTCCCCCTCCCGCACCACCCGCGTACTCGTCCTGGGCGCCTCGGTCGCCCTGCTCACCAGCGGCTGCTTCAGCAGCTCCCCCGCCGGCGGCGGCACCGATGCCGCCGGCGACGCCCGCATCTCCCTGGCCATGCTGCAGCCACCGCGCTCGGGGCTGAACCCGCTGACCGACGACGCCTTCAAGCTGTCCCGGTGGAGCACGGCCGAGACGCTGGTGGTCCTGGACCCCGACGGCGACGCCCAGCCGGCGCTGGCCACCGAGTGGACCCAGATCGACGACCTGACCTGGCGGTTCACCGTGCGCGAGGGGGTCGAGTTCCACGACGGCACCGAGCTGACCGCGGAGCAGGCCGCCGCAGCGCTGACCGCTGCCGACCAGGCCTCGCCCCGGCCGCGGATCCTGGACGGCGTCGAGCTGACCGCCGAGGCCGACGGGCAGGACGTCGTGGTGACCACCGGCGAGGCCGACCCGCTGGTCCCGCAGCGGCTGTCCAGCCCGCAGCTGGCGGTGCTGGCCGCGGCCGCCTACGGCACCGACGGCCGGGTCGACCCGGTCGGGCACGGCACCGGACCGTTCGAGCTCGTCGCCGTGGACGGCACCTCCGGCGCGACCCTGGACCGCTTCGACGGCTACTGGGGCGACCCCGCCGCGGCCGCCGGCATCGACGTCTCCTTCGTCCCCGACGGCACCGCACGGGCCGCCTCGCTGCGCACCGGCACCGCCGACATCGCCGAGGCGGTGCCGGTCTCGCAGGCCGGGCTGATCGACGAGGAACTGGTGCACGAGGTGCCGATGCCGCGCACCAACACCCTGTACCTCAACACCACCTCCGGACCGTTCGCCGACCCGGCGGTGCGCGCCGCGGCCCGGGCCGCCGTCGACCGGGCGACGATCGTGGACACCGTCTACGAGGGCCGCGCCGACATCGCCGAGGGCCTGCTGGGCCCGGCGATCCCCTGGGCCGCCGAGCTGCGCGAGGACCGGGCGGACCCGTCCGCGCCCGCCGTCCCGGCCGGCACCACGATCACGCTGGGCACCTTCACCGACCGGGCGGAGCTGCCCGAGGTCGCCGTGCTGCTGGAGCAGCAGCTGGAGGCCGTCGGGTTCACCGTGGAGCAGGACGTGCGGGAGTACGCGTTCATCGAGGCCGACGCCCTGGCCGGGGCGTTCGACGCGTTCATCCTGTCCCGGGCGACGGTGCTGGACTCCGGCGACCCGGTCGCCTACATGTACAGCGACTTCGCCTGCGAGGGCTCGTTCAACATCGCCCAGCTGTGCGACCCCGCCGTGGACGCCGCCCTGGAGGTGGCCGCGGCCGCGGAGCCCGGCCCGCAGCGCCAGCAGGCGGTGATCGACGCCGAGCGGGCGATCCTGGACACCGGTGCCGCCGTGCCGATGCTGCACGAGCGGGTCATCCAGGGCGAGGCCGCCGGGGTGTCCGGCGCGGTCCGCGACCCGCGGGAGCGGGCGCTGATCACCAGCGAGACCACCCTCGGGGAGGGCTGA
- a CDS encoding ABC transporter ATP-binding protein, whose protein sequence is MSAEPLLAARGLTRRYRGSDVPALDGVDLVVGAGRRVAVVGESGAGKSTLTRLLLALERPDAGEVTYRGRPVHPGRPRSLHWFRRAVQVVPQDPGRSLSPRMRVGEAVAEPLRCLRVAGDHRARVAELLLAVGLDPDAATRLPNEFSGGQRQRIALARALAPRPEVLIADEPVSALDAAVRLQVVDLLREVSDAEGVALLVVSHDLGVVAALCSDVVVLAGGRVAEAGPTDRVLTDPVSREAHALVAAVPRLVLA, encoded by the coding sequence GTGAGCGCAGAGCCGCTGCTGGCCGCCCGCGGGCTGACCCGCCGGTACCGGGGCAGCGACGTCCCGGCGCTGGACGGCGTCGACCTGGTGGTCGGCGCCGGGCGGCGGGTGGCCGTGGTCGGGGAGTCCGGTGCCGGCAAGTCCACCCTCACCCGGCTGCTGCTCGCGCTGGAGCGCCCCGACGCCGGGGAGGTCACCTACCGCGGACGGCCGGTGCACCCGGGCCGGCCGCGCTCGCTGCACTGGTTCCGCCGGGCGGTCCAGGTGGTGCCCCAGGACCCCGGCCGTTCGCTGAGCCCGCGGATGCGGGTCGGGGAGGCCGTCGCCGAGCCGCTGCGCTGCCTGCGGGTGGCCGGGGACCACCGTGCCCGGGTCGCCGAGCTGCTGCTCGCGGTCGGGCTCGACCCGGACGCCGCGACGCGGCTGCCGAACGAGTTCTCCGGCGGCCAGCGCCAGCGGATCGCGCTGGCCCGCGCGCTCGCCCCGCGCCCGGAGGTGCTGATCGCCGACGAGCCGGTCAGCGCGCTGGACGCCGCCGTCCGGCTCCAGGTGGTCGACCTGCTGCGCGAGGTCAGCGACGCCGAGGGCGTGGCGCTGCTGGTCGTCTCGCACGACCTGGGCGTGGTCGCCGCGCTCTGCTCCGACGTCGTGGTGCTCGCCGGCGGCCGGGTCGCCGAGGCCGGGCCGACCGACCGGGTGCTCACCGACCCGGTCAGCCGCGAGGCGCACGCGCTGGTCGCCGCCGTCCCGCGGCTGGTGCTGGCGTGA
- a CDS encoding ATP-binding cassette domain-containing protein, translated as MSGRRLVHGVRLEVAGTERVALIGASGSGKSLTAAAVLGTLPAGAEVGGSVHVAGVDVTGRAPARRPPAARVAGVGQDPAAALNPLVAVGAQLALPLRAHRGLRGAALDRERAGLLATVGLTDSRRVLASTPGELSGGQRQRVCIALALASRAGLVVADEPTTALDLVTQAQVVALLREATRDTALLFITHDLAVAAALCDRAVVLHEGTVVEDAPITRLLSDPQHEQTAALVRAARAGALPTPVGATS; from the coding sequence GTGAGCGGCCGCCGGCTGGTGCACGGGGTCCGGCTCGAGGTCGCGGGGACCGAACGGGTGGCGCTCATCGGCGCCTCCGGGTCCGGGAAGTCGCTGACCGCCGCGGCGGTGCTGGGCACCCTGCCCGCCGGCGCCGAGGTCGGCGGCAGCGTGCACGTGGCCGGCGTCGACGTCACCGGGCGGGCACCCGCCCGCCGGCCGCCCGCCGCCCGCGTCGCCGGGGTGGGGCAGGACCCGGCGGCGGCCCTGAACCCACTGGTCGCCGTGGGCGCGCAGCTGGCCCTGCCGCTGCGCGCCCACCGTGGGCTCCGCGGCGCCGCGCTCGACCGGGAGCGCGCCGGGCTGCTCGCGACGGTCGGGCTGACCGACTCCCGTCGGGTGCTCGCCAGCACGCCGGGGGAGCTGTCCGGCGGCCAGCGGCAGCGCGTCTGCATCGCCCTGGCGCTCGCCTCCCGCGCCGGGCTCGTGGTCGCCGACGAGCCGACCACCGCGCTCGACCTGGTCACCCAGGCGCAGGTGGTCGCCCTGCTCCGCGAGGCCACCCGGGACACGGCCCTGCTGTTCATCACCCACGACCTCGCGGTCGCGGCCGCGCTGTGCGACCGCGCGGTGGTGCTGCACGAGGGGACCGTGGTCGAGGACGCCCCGATCACCCGGCTGCTGAGCGACCCGCAGCACGAGCAGACCGCCGCGCTGGTCCGCGCCGCCCGCGCCGGCGCACTCCCGACCCCGGTCGGAGCGACGTCGTGA
- a CDS encoding ATP-binding cassette domain-containing protein: MTDGLPLLRVRDLTIGFAGRTVVAGVSFDVAAGERVALVGASGSGKTLTTLALLGLLPPDAEVSGSVQLAGTEVVGAAERDLRPLRGPVTALVPQDPGTSLNPQVRVGRQVAAPLRRAGVGRRPAAARADELLAEMRLPAGTGRRFPVQLSGGQRQRAALAMALAGAPRLLVADEPTSALDATAQHGVLAVLGRATRERGAGLLLVTHDLAAAATTCDRVLVLDEGRLLADGPLREVLAGHAHPAVRALVEATAALSPPALVGAR, translated from the coding sequence GTGACCGACGGCCTCCCTCTGCTGCGGGTGCGGGACCTCACCATCGGCTTCGCCGGGCGCACCGTGGTGGCCGGCGTCTCCTTCGACGTCGCCGCGGGGGAACGGGTCGCCCTGGTCGGCGCCTCCGGCTCGGGCAAGACGCTGACCACGCTGGCGCTGCTCGGGCTCCTCCCGCCCGACGCCGAGGTGTCCGGCAGTGTCCAGCTGGCCGGCACCGAGGTGGTGGGCGCCGCCGAGCGGGACCTGCGTCCGCTGCGCGGGCCGGTCACCGCCCTCGTGCCGCAGGACCCGGGCACGTCGCTCAACCCGCAGGTGCGGGTGGGCCGGCAGGTGGCCGCGCCGCTGCGCCGGGCCGGCGTGGGTCGCCGGCCGGCCGCGGCCCGGGCAGACGAGCTGCTGGCGGAGATGCGGCTGCCGGCCGGCACCGGGCGGCGGTTCCCGGTGCAGCTCTCCGGCGGGCAGCGGCAGCGGGCCGCGCTCGCCATGGCGCTGGCCGGGGCACCCCGGCTGCTGGTCGCCGACGAGCCGACGTCCGCGCTGGACGCCACCGCCCAGCACGGCGTGCTCGCGGTGCTCGGCCGCGCCACCCGTGAGCGCGGCGCCGGGCTGCTGCTGGTCACCCACGACCTGGCCGCCGCGGCGACCACCTGCGACCGGGTGCTGGTGCTCGACGAGGGCCGGCTGCTCGCCGACGGGCCGCTGCGCGAGGTGCTGGCCGGGCACGCCCATCCGGCGGTGCGCGCGCTGGTCGAGGCCACCGCCGCGCTCAGCCCGCCGGCCCTGGTGGGTGCCCGGTGA
- a CDS encoding ABC transporter permease subunit: MTAVDRAGVSAPARRRRAPGRGLLRSVLTGGAAVAGTGLLVGALPWLSGDDPARTVLHAREVEREPDPAVLDAVRAQLDLPADPVRGTLSWLGHAATGDLGTSWVSGQPVTDVVPPALGVSATLAGTAAVVAIGLAVLLALPAVRRAADGRVDGGAATGVLAAALAALPEFVLAVVGVAVVAVGWGLLPTSGFTGPEHLVLPVLALALPAGGLLGRVLAGAVRETAGEGWVRTWRAAGVSRAAVQRAVTRRALTVLVPQVLLLLVGLLGAGAVIEAVFDVPGLGRVALAAALAQDLPVVQAAVALLVLLGLAAGGAGVLVHRALLGPAATDGGLSPELPPPAPGTGRWAVGLLCVLLLVVAAGLLRDPRAQDLGDRLAAPSWAHPLGADALGRDVLARFGAGALPSVGLALGISAVVLGVGVAAGLAGRGRAGLADVLNALPAVVVGIAVAAVAGPSLAGAAVAVGLVAWIPLAVHTRTLAAEVRASGSHLAARTSGAGSWHLLRHHLLPAVLPPVSRHALLRVPHTALALAGLSFLGLGAGAESPEWGRSLADGVTYLERAPWLVAVPAAGLVLLGVAAGLVRTGR, encoded by the coding sequence GTGACCGCCGTCGACCGGGCCGGGGTGAGCGCCCCGGCCCGGCGGCGGCGAGCTCCGGGGCGGGGACTGCTCCGATCCGTGCTCACCGGGGGAGCGGCCGTCGCCGGCACCGGGCTGCTCGTCGGCGCGCTGCCCTGGCTGTCCGGCGACGACCCGGCCCGCACCGTGCTGCACGCCCGGGAGGTGGAGCGCGAGCCCGACCCGGCCGTGCTGGACGCGGTGCGCGCGCAGCTGGACCTCCCCGCCGACCCGGTGCGCGGCACGCTGTCCTGGCTCGGGCACGCCGCCACCGGCGACCTGGGCACCTCCTGGGTGAGCGGTCAGCCGGTCACCGACGTCGTCCCGCCGGCGCTGGGGGTGTCGGCGACCCTGGCCGGGACCGCGGCGGTGGTGGCGATCGGGCTGGCCGTGCTGCTCGCGCTGCCCGCCGTGCGCCGGGCCGCCGACGGTCGGGTGGACGGCGGTGCCGCCACCGGGGTGCTGGCCGCGGCGCTGGCCGCGCTGCCGGAGTTCGTCCTCGCCGTCGTCGGCGTCGCGGTGGTGGCCGTGGGCTGGGGATTGCTGCCGACCTCGGGGTTCACCGGCCCCGAGCACCTGGTGCTGCCCGTGCTCGCGCTCGCCCTGCCGGCCGGTGGGCTGCTGGGCCGGGTGCTGGCCGGGGCCGTGCGGGAGACCGCGGGGGAGGGGTGGGTGCGCACCTGGCGGGCCGCCGGGGTCTCCCGTGCCGCGGTGCAGCGCGCGGTCACCCGGCGGGCGCTGACCGTCCTCGTCCCGCAGGTGCTGCTGCTCCTGGTCGGGCTGCTGGGGGCCGGCGCGGTGATCGAGGCGGTGTTCGACGTGCCCGGGCTCGGCCGGGTGGCGCTGGCCGCCGCGCTGGCCCAGGACCTGCCGGTGGTGCAGGCCGCCGTCGCCCTGCTGGTGCTGCTCGGCCTGGCCGCCGGTGGTGCCGGGGTGCTGGTGCACCGCGCGCTGCTCGGGCCGGCCGCGACGGACGGCGGGCTCTCCCCGGAGCTCCCGCCCCCGGCACCGGGCACCGGGCGCTGGGCGGTCGGGCTGCTGTGCGTGCTGCTGCTGGTCGTCGCCGCCGGCCTGCTGCGCGACCCGCGCGCCCAGGACCTCGGCGACCGGCTGGCCGCGCCGTCCTGGGCACACCCGCTCGGCGCGGACGCCCTCGGCCGCGACGTGCTCGCCCGGTTCGGCGCCGGCGCGCTGCCCTCGGTCGGGCTGGCGCTGGGGATCAGCGCGGTTGTGCTCGGCGTGGGCGTCGCGGCCGGGCTGGCCGGGCGCGGGCGGGCCGGGCTGGCCGACGTGCTCAACGCGCTGCCCGCGGTGGTGGTGGGCATCGCGGTGGCCGCGGTCGCCGGCCCCAGCCTGGCCGGAGCGGCGGTGGCGGTGGGCCTGGTCGCCTGGATCCCGCTGGCGGTGCACACCCGCACGCTGGCCGCCGAGGTGCGGGCTTCGGGCTCCCACCTCGCCGCGCGCACCAGCGGCGCCGGCTCCTGGCACCTGCTGCGCCACCACCTGCTCCCGGCCGTCCTGCCCCCGGTGAGCCGGCACGCGCTGCTGCGCGTGCCGCACACCGCCCTGGCGCTCGCCGGGCTGTCCTTCCTCGGCCTCGGCGCGGGAGCCGAGTCACCGGAGTGGGGGCGCAGCCTCGCCGACGGGGTGACCTACCTGGAGCGGGCGCCGTGGCTGGTCGCGGTGCCTGCGGCCGGGCTGGTGCTGCTCGGGGTGGCCGCCGGGCTGGTCCGCACCGGCCGCTGA
- a CDS encoding TauD/TfdA family dioxygenase, which produces MAARTPSGRRVGAVRPELADLLRPTGVLPQSAGSVAEARELLARDGAVVVAEPGPGPEALPVVAAQVYGDRLRQLFAVRPLRQQAGELLGLHSDGAYVVVDVHGRTVSLRDPDEDGLLQRCVRPAPEGGDSFLVDGYALVDALATGCPELHAFLTGTDVDYFGGWQTAPHEVPRTPLVRRLVEHTRAGRRVVRASETAVPVPREPCAAEHEAHLDLWADVLATAVDVVPHFRLEAGEVLVVDNYRCLHGRDPFTGQRDVDVLTVLTADAW; this is translated from the coding sequence TTGGCCGCACGCACCCCCTCCGGTCGCCGGGTGGGCGCCGTCCGCCCCGAGCTGGCCGACCTGCTCCGTCCCACCGGGGTGCTCCCGCAGTCGGCCGGCAGCGTCGCCGAGGCGCGCGAGCTGCTCGCCCGGGACGGCGCGGTCGTGGTGGCCGAGCCCGGCCCCGGGCCCGAGGCGCTGCCGGTGGTGGCCGCGCAGGTCTACGGCGACCGCTTGCGGCAGCTGTTCGCCGTCCGCCCGCTGCGCCAGCAGGCCGGTGAGCTGCTCGGGCTGCACAGTGACGGGGCGTACGTGGTGGTCGACGTGCACGGCCGCACGGTCAGCCTGCGCGACCCGGACGAGGACGGGCTGCTGCAGCGCTGCGTCCGGCCGGCACCCGAGGGCGGGGACTCCTTCCTGGTCGACGGGTACGCCCTGGTCGACGCGCTGGCCACCGGGTGCCCGGAGCTGCACGCCTTCCTGACCGGCACCGACGTCGACTACTTCGGCGGCTGGCAGACCGCACCCCACGAGGTCCCGCGCACCCCCTTGGTGCGCCGGCTGGTCGAGCACACCCGGGCCGGCCGCCGCGTGGTGCGGGCCAGCGAGACCGCCGTCCCGGTGCCGCGCGAGCCGTGCGCCGCCGAGCACGAGGCGCACCTGGACCTGTGGGCCGACGTGCTGGCCACCGCCGTGGACGTGGTGCCGCACTTCCGGCTGGAGGCCGGCGAGGTGCTGGTCGTCGACAACTACCGCTGCCTGCACGGCCGCGACCCCTTCACCGGCCAGCGGGACGTCGACGTGCTGACCGTGCTGACCGCGGACGCCTGGTGA
- a CDS encoding ABC transporter substrate-binding protein gives MSRAAGALLALPLLLAGCFAPAAEEPTDGGQRLALALAFPPVAALSPFTEDALLLTRMGVAETLVGLDETGAPTPLLAESWDRVDDRTVTLDLRDGVRFHDGTPLDAEAAAGALTTAAAASPAPRSIDGLGLTATAVDEDTVQVQLAEPDPLLVQRLAAPGMVVLAPAAYTDPTAPDPVGTGTGPFELTELRGASGATLTADPDHWAGAPELDGVDVTFPADAAARTAGLRAGELDVAVTLPIAQLPTLTDTEVLSVPLPRLVSLSLDTADGPFADPGLRAAAAAAIDPQPVVDGVFEGRADVAEGLFTDDTVGGASRPAVSLPPATDPAGTSIRLATYSDRAELPEAAAVLAEQLRQAGFTVEVVVAEYAALETDLLAGTYDAVLGSRLYLGDTGDPVGYLAADLTCEGSYNLARLCDPAVDAAVAEAAALADPQERRAAALAAEARVLSTGAVVPVLHERTHTGYAPGVSGLAGDPFDRRLLTVETTVQG, from the coding sequence GTGTCCCGCGCCGCTGGTGCACTGCTCGCGCTGCCCCTCCTGCTGGCCGGCTGCTTCGCCCCGGCCGCGGAGGAGCCGACCGACGGCGGGCAGCGGCTCGCGCTGGCGCTGGCCTTCCCGCCGGTCGCCGCGCTGTCCCCGTTCACCGAGGACGCCCTGTTGCTCACCCGGATGGGGGTGGCGGAGACCCTCGTCGGCCTGGACGAGACCGGCGCGCCGACCCCGCTGCTGGCCGAGAGCTGGGACCGGGTCGACGACCGGACCGTCACCCTCGACCTGCGGGACGGCGTCCGGTTCCACGACGGGACGCCGCTGGACGCCGAGGCCGCTGCCGGCGCGCTGACCACGGCGGCCGCCGCCAGCCCCGCCCCGCGGTCGATCGACGGCCTGGGCCTCACCGCCACCGCCGTGGACGAGGACACGGTGCAGGTGCAGCTGGCCGAGCCCGATCCGTTGCTGGTGCAGCGGTTGGCCGCCCCGGGCATGGTGGTGCTCGCGCCGGCCGCCTACACCGACCCCACGGCGCCGGACCCGGTCGGCACCGGCACCGGGCCGTTCGAGCTCACCGAGCTGCGCGGCGCATCCGGCGCCACCCTGACCGCCGACCCCGACCACTGGGCCGGGGCGCCCGAGCTGGACGGCGTGGATGTCACCTTCCCCGCCGACGCGGCCGCCCGCACCGCCGGGCTGCGCGCCGGCGAGCTGGACGTGGCGGTCACCCTGCCGATCGCCCAGCTGCCCACCCTGACCGACACGGAGGTGCTCTCGGTCCCGCTGCCCCGGCTGGTCTCCCTCTCCCTGGACACCGCGGACGGTCCGTTCGCCGACCCGGGCCTGCGCGCGGCCGCCGCGGCGGCGATCGACCCGCAGCCGGTGGTCGACGGCGTCTTCGAGGGCCGGGCCGACGTCGCCGAGGGGCTGTTCACCGACGACACCGTCGGCGGGGCGTCCCGGCCGGCGGTCAGCCTGCCCCCGGCCACCGACCCGGCCGGGACGAGCATCCGGCTGGCCACCTACTCCGACCGGGCGGAGCTGCCGGAGGCGGCCGCGGTGCTCGCCGAGCAGCTGCGGCAGGCCGGCTTCACGGTGGAGGTCGTGGTCGCCGAGTACGCCGCCCTGGAGACCGACCTGCTCGCCGGCACCTACGACGCGGTGCTGGGCAGCCGGCTCTACCTGGGCGACACCGGCGACCCGGTCGGCTACCTCGCCGCCGACCTGACCTGCGAGGGCAGCTACAACCTGGCCCGGCTCTGCGACCCGGCCGTCGACGCCGCCGTGGCCGAGGCCGCGGCACTGGCCGACCCGCAGGAGCGTCGGGCGGCGGCGCTGGCTGCCGAGGCCCGGGTGCTGTCCACCGGCGCGGTGGTCCCGGTGCTGCACGAGCGCACGCACACCGGGTACGCGCCCGGGGTCAGCGGCCTGGCCGGCGACCCGTTCGACCGGCGGCTGCTCACCGTCGAGACGACGGTCCAGGGGTGA
- a CDS encoding MFS transporter — MTGRISWAPFVLFRRLPAVPRLLLLSQLAFNVGFYLVVPFLAVHLTEDLALAGGLVGLVLGVRTFSQQGLFFLGGGLADRFGVKPVVVIGCLIRIAGFGVLAGATSLPAVLAGTVLVGFAAALFSPAVESALADQGHRLEAAGVVTRAEVFGLDAIASKLGSVTGPALGAVLLTVPFSLTCWISAGVFGVVLAAHLRWLPRDLRTEGSGEESVLAGWGHVLRNRTFLAFTACYCTYLLSYNQLYLALPVELSRATGGQGALGWLFVLAAVSVLLFQLRVTARARRAGAHRALPFGFALMSASFLLVALCAPFAPPSGIWALAPAVGMVLLLYTGQMVAVPLAQDLVPRLAGERRLGAHFGFLASAGGAAVLVGSTGVGALLDLADRPQPAAAVPWLVLATLPAASAVGLAVLTRRIARTPKARPPAPAVPAEEPAHP; from the coding sequence GTGACCGGCCGGATCAGCTGGGCGCCGTTCGTGCTCTTCCGGCGGCTGCCCGCCGTGCCCCGCCTGCTCCTGCTGTCCCAGCTGGCCTTCAACGTCGGCTTCTACCTGGTGGTGCCCTTCCTCGCGGTGCACCTCACCGAGGACCTGGCGCTGGCCGGCGGGCTGGTCGGCCTGGTGCTCGGCGTGCGCACCTTCAGCCAGCAGGGGCTGTTCTTCCTCGGCGGCGGGCTGGCCGACCGGTTCGGGGTGAAACCGGTCGTGGTCATCGGCTGCCTGATCCGGATCGCCGGGTTCGGCGTGCTCGCCGGAGCCACCTCGCTGCCCGCGGTGCTCGCCGGCACCGTGCTGGTCGGCTTCGCGGCCGCGCTGTTCTCCCCGGCGGTGGAGTCGGCGCTCGCCGACCAGGGGCACCGGCTGGAGGCCGCCGGGGTGGTCACCCGGGCCGAGGTGTTCGGCCTGGATGCGATCGCCAGCAAGCTCGGCTCGGTCACCGGCCCGGCGCTCGGCGCCGTCCTGCTCACCGTGCCGTTCAGCCTCACCTGCTGGATCTCCGCCGGGGTCTTCGGCGTCGTGCTCGCCGCCCACCTGCGCTGGCTGCCGCGCGACCTGCGCACCGAGGGCAGCGGTGAGGAGAGCGTGCTCGCCGGCTGGGGGCACGTGCTGCGCAACCGCACCTTCCTGGCCTTCACCGCCTGCTACTGCACCTACCTGCTCAGCTACAACCAGCTCTACCTCGCCCTCCCCGTGGAGCTGTCCCGGGCGACCGGCGGCCAGGGGGCCCTGGGCTGGCTGTTCGTGCTGGCCGCGGTGTCGGTGCTGCTGTTCCAGCTGCGGGTCACCGCCCGCGCCCGGCGGGCCGGGGCGCACCGGGCGCTGCCGTTCGGCTTCGCACTGATGAGCGCCTCGTTCCTGCTGGTCGCGCTGTGCGCCCCGTTCGCCCCGCCGTCCGGGATCTGGGCGCTGGCGCCGGCCGTGGGCATGGTGCTCCTGCTCTACACCGGCCAGATGGTCGCCGTCCCGCTCGCCCAGGACCTGGTGCCCCGGCTGGCCGGGGAGCGGCGGCTGGGCGCCCACTTCGGCTTCCTCGCCTCCGCCGGCGGCGCCGCGGTGCTCGTCGGCAGCACCGGCGTGGGCGCCCTGCTCGATCTCGCCGATCGCCCGCAGCCGGCCGCCGCCGTCCCGTGGCTGGTGCTCGCCACCCTGCCGGCTGCCTCGGCCGTCGGCCTGGCGGTGCTCACCCGGCGGATCGCCCGCACCCCGAAGGCACGGCCGCCGGCCCCCGCCGTCCCGGCCGAGGAACCGGCGCACCCGTGA
- a CDS encoding ABC transporter ATP-binding protein has protein sequence MSVPAVDPVLSATGIERSYALPRARPWGPRDVVTALQAVDLRVGAGERVGLVGTSGSGKSTLLRCLLGLESPDRGTVTFAGRPVRPGPTASLRWYRRLVQYVPQDPAGSLDPRATVRDLVAVPLRHLQVPGDHDATVATALRRVGLDPELAGRRPGELSGGQAQRVALARALAPGPALLLADEPVSGLDLPVRDQVVEVLAELSARQGLGLLLVSHDLAVVARLCDRTVVLGDGRVLEDRPTADLLASPDHPRTRELLAAVPTLPV, from the coding sequence GTGAGCGTTCCGGCCGTCGACCCGGTCCTCTCCGCCACGGGCATCGAGCGCAGCTACGCGCTGCCCCGTGCCCGACCCTGGGGCCCACGGGACGTCGTCACCGCCCTGCAGGCCGTCGACCTGCGGGTCGGCGCCGGCGAGCGGGTCGGCCTGGTCGGCACGTCGGGCTCGGGCAAGTCGACGCTGCTGCGCTGCCTGCTCGGCCTGGAGAGCCCCGACCGCGGCACGGTCACCTTCGCCGGCCGCCCCGTCCGGCCGGGCCCGACGGCGTCGCTGCGCTGGTACCGCCGACTCGTCCAGTACGTGCCCCAGGACCCGGCCGGCTCGCTGGACCCGCGCGCGACCGTCCGCGACCTGGTCGCGGTGCCGCTGCGCCACCTGCAGGTGCCCGGCGACCACGACGCCACGGTGGCCACCGCCCTGCGGCGCGTGGGCCTGGACCCCGAGCTCGCCGGTCGGCGGCCCGGGGAGCTCTCCGGCGGGCAGGCCCAGCGGGTCGCCCTGGCCCGGGCACTGGCCCCCGGCCCGGCGCTGCTGCTGGCCGACGAACCGGTCAGCGGGCTGGACCTCCCCGTGCGCGACCAGGTGGTCGAGGTGCTCGCCGAGCTGTCGGCCCGGCAGGGGCTGGGCCTGCTGCTGGTCTCCCACGACCTGGCCGTCGTCGCCCGGCTGTGCGACCGCACGGTGGTGCTGGGCGATGGCCGGGTGCTCGAGGACCGGCCCACCGCCGACCTGCTCGCCTCCCCCGACCACCCGAGGACCCGCGAGCTGCTCGCCGCCGTCCCCACCCTCCCCGTCTGA